The following are encoded together in the Misgurnus anguillicaudatus chromosome 14, ASM2758022v2, whole genome shotgun sequence genome:
- the cdk5rap1 gene encoding mitochondrial tRNA methylthiotransferase CDK5RAP1 has protein sequence MKGSLRLFVFAMRKIFPRLIHRDRFNRYYCSGLSTKDYSRVSELNRKLASGPSFEEFIKSSNKSLDELHEEYEEHYIHDDTTSARSRKVFFETYGCQMNVNDTEIAWSILQKAGYSRTHELPEADVVLLVTCSVREKAEQTIWNRLRQLSAVKKRRSKHEAPLKIGVLGCMAERLKTELLEREKLVDVLAGPDAYRDLPRLLSLAHGGQRASNVLLSLEETYADVMPVHQSPQGHSAFVSIMRGCDNMCSYCIVPFTRGRERSRPMSSILEEVRMLSDQGVKEVTLLGQNVNSYRDLSEEQFSSSEVSLQLSRGFKTIYRTRQGGLRFADLLDRVSLIDPDMRIRFTSPHPKDFPDEVLHLIQERKNICKQIHLPAQSGSSRLLHAMRRGYTREAYLELVENIRKLIPGVSLSSDFITGFCGETEEDHQQTLSLLREVGYNVGFLFAYSMRKKTHAYHRLQDDVPAIVKQRRLEELISVFREEAAKVNMSLIGSTQLVLVEGESKRSSEELCGRNDGSVKVIFPKTDLPVQPGKPQADSITPGDYVLVKITSANSQSLRGHALIRSSLSNTNVS, from the exons ATGAAGGGCAGCCTCAGACTCTTCGTGTTTGCCATGAGAAAAATTTTTCCTAGACTCATTCACAGAGACAGATTTAACAGATATTACTGTTCAGGATTGTCTACTAAAGATTATAGCAGGGTTAGTGAATTAAACCGTAAACTGGCATCTGGCCCGAGTTTCGAGGAGTTCATCAAGAGTTCAAACAAGAGTTTAGATGAGCTTCATGAAGAATATGAGGAGCATTATATTCATGATGATACAACCTCAGCTCGTTCAAGGAAAG TGTTTTTTGAAACGTATGGGTGTCAGATGAATGTCAACGACACTGAAATAGCCTGGTCGATTCTTCAGAAAGCAGGATATTCAAGAACACACGAGCTACCAGAG GCAGATGTGGTGCTGCTCGTCACTTGCTCTGTCAG GGAAAAGGCAGAGCAAACAATCTGGAACAGACTCAGACAGCTCAGTGCGGTAAAGAAGAGACGTTCAAAACACGAAGCTCCATTAAAAATAGGTGTCCTAG GCTGCATGGCAGAGAGATTGAAAACTGAATTACTGGAGCGGGAGAAGTTGGTGGATGTTCTCGCAGGGCCTGATGCCTACAGAGATCTGCCCCGGTTGCTTTCTCTTGCTCACGGTGGTCAGAGGGCCAGCAATGTGCTGTTATCATTGGAGGAGACTTACGCTGATGTCATGCCTGTCCATCAGAGTCCTCAGGGACACAGTGCTTTCGT GTCCATCATGCGTGGCTGTGATAACATGTGTAGTTACTGTATTGTACCATTCACCCGCGGCAGAGAGAGAAGCAGACCAATGTCTTCTATTCTGGAGGAGGTTCGCATGCTTTCAGATCAG gGAGTGAAGGAGGTCACCCTGCTGGGCCAGAATGTGAACAGTTATAGGGATTTGTCTGAAGAGCAGTTCAGCAGTTCTGAGGTCAGCCTTCAACTCAGCCGTGGCTTCAAGACTATTTACCGCACAAGACAAGGAGGTCTCCGCTTTGCGGACCTGCTGGACAGAGTGTCACTCATCGATCCAGATATGAGGATACGCTTTACctcaccacatcccaaagactTCCCTGATGAG GTGTTGCATTTAATTCAGGAGAGGAAGAACATCTGCAAGCAGATTCATCTCCCGGCACAAAGCGGCAGCAGTCGGCTTCTTCATGCTATGAGACGTGG TTACACCCGAGAGGCGTATCTTGAGCTTGTGGAAAACATTCGTAAACTAATACCAG GGGTCAGTTTGAGCAGTGATTTTATCACGGGCTTCTGTGGAGAGACTGAAGAGGACCATCAGCAGACCCTCTCTCTCCTCAGGGAGGTGGGCTATAATGTGGGCTTCCTCTTCGCCTACAGCATGAGGAAG AAAACCCATGCATATCATCGTCTGCAAGATGATGTCCCTGCAATAGTGAAACAGCGGCGTCTGGAGGAGCTCATCTCTGTTTTTAGAGAAGAGGCAGCCAAAGTTAACATGTCTTTAATCGGCAGTACACAGCTTGTGTTGGTTGAGGGA GAAAGTAAACGATCTTCAGAGGAACTGTGTGGTCGGAATGATGGAAGCGTGAAAGTGATTTTTCCTAAAACAGATTTGCCTGTTCAGCCGGGGAAACCTCAGGCCGATTCCATTACACCTGGAGATTATGTATTAGTCAAG ATTACATCTGCTAACTCCCAGAGTCTGAGAGGACATGCCTTGATTCGATCCTCACTGAGCAACACAAATGTTTCATGA
- the ghrh gene encoding somatoliberin: MMQRTALLAVCCLVLLVKSSPLYPTLRFGQRAAAILMTSSLEDPLQLSADRPSSQTPDVEFRYGRHADAIFTNSYRKVLGQVSARKFLQTVMGKRLGTETKNYVKRQSGIYGDTYKQDVDMNLIEKEQSYREPQRVKKTLFLCPMCACAMTPDMECSESLPHQ, translated from the exons ATGATGCAGAGAACGGCACTGCTGGCAGTCTGCTGTCTGGTTCTGCTGGTAAAATCATCTCCACTTTATCCTACACTCAG GTTCGGTCAGCGAGCGGCTGCAATATTAATGACCTCCTCACTCGAGGATCCACTGCAGCTGTCAGCCGACAGACCCTCCTCACAAACACCAGATGTAGAGTTTAG GTATGGAAGACATGCTGATGCCATTTTTACCAACAGCTACCGGAAAGTACTCGGTCAAGTATCTGCCAGAAAATTCCTTCAGACGGTTATGGGTAAAAGACTTGG AACAGAAACTAAAAACTATGTAAAACGCCAGTCCGGTATCTATGGAGATACCTACAAGCAAGATGTGGATATGAATCTCATTGAGAAGGAACAAAGTTACAGGGAGCCACaaagagttaaaaaaacact TTTTCTGTGCCCTATGTGTGCTTGTGCAATGACACCAGACATGGAATGCTCGGAAAGTCTACCACACCAGTAA